A genomic region of Anopheles coustani chromosome 3, idAnoCousDA_361_x.2, whole genome shotgun sequence contains the following coding sequences:
- the LOC131260554 gene encoding uncharacterized protein LOC131260554: MAMESTAIEDMCGWCFAMLHERVAQCDGCKKWFHFECVELTEATVTEEWQCKKCEGGSAGISKEELTSGEITREINSLRRQLRERQEKEHASDCELLEGQRRERARGQEQLEVGLSRVTAAQRGRTLTYASKLASSSTMPSYWRNEASANEPELSKSQLAARNVVSGKLPTFSGNPDEWCSFKSRFDTSTRMCGFTDDENVMRLQECLTGRALRAVQCRLHQPRNLIEVMDTLEKLFGRPEVLINNILQQIRETPPPKMERLQTIVDYGVAVEELCATVRNSGLHEQLVNAALLQELVDRLPPHLRLDWGLHRRAMPSTVSLESFGTWMNAITDAAILVTPPVQEAPKRAEVRRVYSHHEGTEDNDRPRCLVCNKDDCPAGPDCAKFLAATVDERWNCLRRWRLCRTCLWKHNGRCHVTRPCGEAGCSAYHHKLLHNPTRPDRQTQSNVVSSLSHVVAGSKTLLKYVPVTVYGAGKSINTYALLDDGSAVTLMDQDLLAELGVEGYPNPICLSWTGELTREEPASRTVSLEISAADNAEKTYVMRNAHTVADLALRQQTLAVEELTAAYDYLGAADVKGYTKATPRILIGIDNLHLMTTLKTIEGSPGQPIAAKTRLGWVICGTQGTPTSRQPHSVYMCTCTEADSRLDDTLRKYFLTDHISYDSPVTILSRSDERALTILESTTRLIDERYETSLLWKSDDISLPDNRKMALKRLECLERRMKREPDLANAVNEKLTEHLSKGYVRKLLPEELTSCYARKWYLPIFPITNPNKPGKMRLVWDAAATHQGTSLNANLISGPDLLTELPAVLHKFREFKFAITADIREMYHQVKINEKDMQSQRFLWRWGNADNKPEEFVMTRMTFGATCSPASALFVKNLNAERFATDYPRAVQCIKEQHYVDDMLASTELEEEALKLAQEVELIHGKGGFALHNWRSNSTLVNIHFGCDVGYLKEINFDSSVSVEKILGMWWNWHTDTFHFKLTPKRDHELLDGQQTPTKRQVLRMLMSIYDPLGLIAGYLWFLKVILQEVWRTRAGWDVPINEDLDNWWKEWLSGLRYTEKISIPRCYRQYVTIDGLKVQLHVFVDAGKDGYAAVAYLRFENNGTTEVSLVGGKANVAPLKYVSVPRMELQAAVVGARLASHIQRSHTQPISECILWTDSRDVMCWLDSDHRRYSIFVAHRVSEILEKSTIDDWRWVPTRHNVADECTKWGNLQRHLTNSRWFTGPEFLGKPATEWPPLQATPTETEEEARIYIGTHHIAPAPLIMFERFPRWRTLLRAMGYVSRFIMNCRSKQSGNTGPLVQEELQKAERIILREVQRQVYPAEYNMLLKPPGLSTTIRLPKTKVAYSLSTDACILAIRNFIVRKGTPIEIFSDQGTNFVGANRELIEAMKKVDKERLMEELDIPNMKWSFNPPSAPHFGGAWERMIQTVKKTLEGMPFHHLPTDPILKGMLVEAEGIINARPLTHVPVDRQEEAPLTPNHFLLGSSSGTKPLLPLDDSPIALKNNWKATQIYADVLWKRWVKSYLPTLTRRTKWFEPVEPMKVGDAVLIVDESLPRNCWPRGIVEKLTISRDGVVRKAVVLTAKGTRLERPAVKLAKIQIEREESTLEATHGGECQ, translated from the exons ATGGCAATGGAGTCGACCGCCATCGAGGACATGTGCGGCTGGTGTTTCGCCATGCTGCACGAACGCGTGGCGCAGTGCGATGGttgtaaaaagtggttccactTCGAGTGCGTGGAACTGACCGAGGCCACGGTGACGGAAGAGTGGCAGTGCAAGAAGTGCGAGGGCGGAAGCGCCGGAATATCGAAGGAAGAGTTGACCTCCGGGGAGATCACCCGGGAAATCAACTCCCTACGGCGGCAGCTAAGGGAGCGGCAGGAGAAAGAGCATGCCAGCGACTGCGAGCTGCTCGAGGGACAGCGGAGAGAACGTGCTCGTGGACAGGAGCAGCTCGAGGTCGGGCTTAGCCGGGTGACTGCTGCGCAACGCGGAAGGACCTTAACGTACGCGAGCAAACTGGCGTCAAGCTCCACGATGCCCAGTTACTGGAGAAACGAGGCGAGCGCGAACGAACCCGAGCTGTCAAAAAGCCAGCTTGCTGCCCGCAACGTAGTATCCGGAAAGCTACCAACGTTCTCCGGTAACCCGGACGAGTGGTGCAGCTTTAAAAGCCGCTTCGACACGTCGACTCGGATGTGCGGTTTCACCGACGACGAGAATGTGATGAGGCTGCAGGAGTGCTTGACGGGACGAGCACTTAGAGCCGTGCAATGTCGACTTCATCAACCTCGTAACCTTATTGAGGTGATGGACACGCTGGAGAAGTTGTTCGGTCGACCCGAGGTGCTGATTAACAACATCTTGCAGCAGATCAGGGAGACACCGCCACCGAAGATGGAGCGCTTGCAGACCATCGTCGACTACGGTGTTGCAGTGGAAGAGCTGTGCGCCACCGTTAGAAATAGTGGTCTACACGAGCAACTTGTAAACGCGGCCCTTCTGCAAGAGCTTGTTGACCGCCTCCCCCCCCATCTACGACTGGACTGGGGCCTACACAGGCGCGCAATGCCGTCGACAGTGTCGCTTGAGAGTTTCGGGACATGGATGAATGCCATTACCGACGCGGCAATCCTCGTGACACCACCAGTCCAAGAAGCTCCCAAGCGTGCTGAGGTCCGTCGAGTGTACAGCCACCATGAGGGAACGGAGGATAACGATCGACCACGCTGTCTGGTATGCAATAAGGACGACTGCCCTGCCGGTCCTGACTGTGCGAAGTTTCTCGCCGCCACCGTAGACGAAAGATGGAACTGTCTGCGTCGCTGGCGCTTATGTCGCACCTGCTTGTGGAAGCATAACGGCCGCTGCCACGTTACACGGCCATGTGGAGAAGCGGGCTGCTCCGCCTACCACCACAAGCTCTTACACAACCCTACGCGACCGGACCGGCAAACCCAGTCTAACGTAGTGTCCAGCCTTTCTCACGTAGTAGCAGGAAGCAAAACGCTACTTAAGTATGTTCCGGTAACCGTGTACGGGGCGGGGAAGTCCATTAACACCTACGCCCTATTGGATGACGGATCCGCGGTAACTCTAATGGACCAGGACCTGCTAGCGGAGCTAGGCGTGGAGGGCTACCCAAACCCCATATGCCTAAGCTGGACAGGAGAGCTTACCCGCGAAGAGCCAGCATCTCGCACCGTTTCCTTGGAGATATCGGCCGCCGACAATGCCGAGAAAACTTACGTCATGCGGAACGCTCATACGGTGGCGGACCTGGCACTTCGGCAACAAACCTTAGCTGTGGAGGAACTGACGGCAGCCTACGACTACCTCGGTGCAGCGGACGTCAAGGGCTACACGAAGGCGACTCCCCGTATATTGATCGGTATAGACAACCTGCATCTCATGACCACGCTTAAGACGATTGAAGGTTCGCCCGGACAACCGATAGCAGCCAAGACGCGTCTCGGATGGGTCATCTGCGGTACTCAGGGAACCCCGACGTCACGACAGCCTCACAGTGTCTACATGTGCACCTGCACAGAAGCCGACTCGCGGCTTGATGATACCCTGCGTAAGTACTTTCTAACGGACCATATATCATACGACAGCCCGGTAACGATACTCTCGAGGAGCGATGAACGAGCCCTGACCATACTCGAGTCGACCACACGCCTGATCGACGAACGTTACGAAACAAGCCTGCTTTGGAAATCCGACGATATCAGTCTGCCAGATAATCGGAAAATGGCGTTAAAACGACTCGAGTGCCTGGAAAGACGTATGAAGCGAGAACCGGATCTAGCCAACGCAGTCAACGAAAAACTGACGGAGCATCTCTCCAAAGGGTACGTAAGAAAACTGTTGCCAGAGGAACTGACCTCATGTTACGCTAGGAAATGGTACCTCCCGATCTTTCCCATCACGAATCCGAATAAACCGGGTAAGATGCGACTAGTATGGGACGCCGCAGCTACTCATCAGGGAACCTCTCTAAACGCAAATCTAATTTCCGGTCCTGATCTACTTACTGAGCTACCTGCCGTGCTACATAAGTTCCGCGAATTCAAATTCGCAATTACCGCAGACATCCGGGAAATGTATCATCAGGTTAAAATCAACGAAAAGGACATGCAGAGTCAGCGTTTTCTTTGGAGATGGGGCAACGCCGACAACAAACCCGAGGAATTTGTTATGACACGCATGACGTTCGGGGCGACGTGCTCTCCTGCGTCGGCACTGTTCGTGAAGAACCTGAATGCGGAGCGTTTTGCCACAGATTATCCTCGTGCTGTACAGTGCATCAAAGAGCAGCACTACGTAGATGATATGCTCGCCAGCACTGAACTAGAGGAGGAGGCACTGAAGCTAGCGCAAGAAGTAGAACTGATTCACGGGAAAGGTGGCTTTGCATTACATAATTGGCGCTCAAACTCGACACTCGTTAACATCCACTTCGGTTGCGATGTCGGCTAcctaaaagaaattaatttcgatTCTTCAGTTAGTGTAGAAAAAATCCTCGGAATGTGGTGGAATTGGCATACGGACACCTTCCACTTCAAACTTACTCCAAAACGAGATCACGAACTCCTAGATGGTCAGCAAACGCCAACGAAGCGACAGGTACTCCGGATGCTGATGAGTATCTACGATCCCCTGGGCCTCATAGCAGGGTACCTTTGGTTCCTGAAAGTAATCCTTCAAGAGGTATGGCGAACTCGTGCCGGTTGGGACGTACCGATAAACGAAGATCTTGATAACTGGTGGAAGGAATGGTTGTCGGGTCTGCGCTATACGGAAAAAATAAGCATTCCGCGGTGCTACCGTCAATACGTTACCATCGATGGGTTAAAAGTGCAATTGCACGTATTTGTGGACGCGGGTAAAGACGGGTATGCGGCAGTAGCATACCTTCGCTTCGAAAACAACGGGACGACCGAAGTGTCCCTCGTAGGCGGAAAAGCGAACGTAGCTCCACTTAAGTACGTTTCCGTGCCTCGTATGGAACTGCAAGCAGCCGTAGTCGGAGCTCGGTTAGCATCTCATATCCAGCGGTCGCATACCCAGCCTATAAGCGAATGCATACTATGGACCGACTCGCGTGATGTTATGTGTTGGCTAGACTCGGACCACAGAAGGTATAGCATCTTCGTAGCCCACCGAGTGTCGGAAATTCTGGAAAAATCGACGATCGACGACTGGCGGTGGGTGCCAACGCGGCATAACGTGGCAGACGAATGCACCAAGTGGGGAAATCTGCAACGCCATCTGACGAACAGCCGATGGTTCACAGGACCGGAGTTCTTAGGAAAACCTGCTACGGAGTGGCCACCTCTGCAAGCTACGCCAACGGAGACTGAAGAAGAAGCACGAATCTACATCGGTACGCATCATATCGCGCCGGCTCCACTAATCATGTTCGAACGCTTCCCTAGATGGAGAACGCTCTTGCGCGCCATGGGGTACGTCAGTCGCTTCATCATGAATTGCCGAAGCAAGCAAAGTGGCAACACAGGACCACTAGTTCAAGAGGAGCTGCAAAAAGCCGAGCGGATAATACTTCGCGAAGTGCAACGGCAAGTATATCCGGCGGAGTACAACATGCTGCTAAAACCGCCAGGTCTATCCACAACAATTCGTCTACCCAAAACAA AAGTAGCCTATTCGCTCTCCACCGACGCCTGTATTCTCGCGATCAGGAATTTCATTGTGCGCAAGGGCACTCCGATCGAAATATTTAGCGATCAGGGTACTAATTTCGTCGGAGCAAATAGGGAGCTGATCGAGGCTATGAAGAAAGTGGATAAGGAGAGGTTGATGGAAGAACTTGATATCCCGAACATGAAATGGTCGTTCAACCCGCCGTCGGCACCTCACTTCGGCGGGGCCTGGGAGAGGATGATACaaacagtgaagaaaacaCTCGAGGGCATGCCCTTTCATCATCTACCTACCGACCCGATACTGAAGGGAATGCTGGTCGAAGCAGAGGGAATAATCAATGCCCGTCCCCTCACCCACGTACCCGTTGATCGCCAGGAAGAGGCACCACTCACACCAAATCACTTCCTTCTGGGTTCGTCGTCCGGGACAAAGCCCCTCCTTCCGCTGGATGACTCACCAATAGCCCTAAAAAACAATTGGAAGGCTACACAAATCTATGCGGATGTCCTGTGGAAACGATGGGTGAAGAGCTATCTACCGACGCTTACGCGAAGAACAAAGTGGTTTGAGCCAGTCGAGCCCATGAAGGTGGGCGACGCCGTTCTCATCGTGGACGAGAGCCTTCCGCGAAACTGCTGGCCACGCGGAATTGTAGAGAAGTTAACGATCTCACGAGACGGTGTGGTTAGAAAGGCAGTAGTGCTGACGGCGAAGGGAACGAGACTGGAGCGGCCGGCGGTCAAACTCGCCAAAATACAGATCGAACGAGAGGAGAGTACGTTGGAGGCAACGCACGGAGGGGAGTGTCAATAA